Genomic segment of Synergistaceae bacterium DZ-S4:
TTGCCACGGGAGCGGTACTTGACCCCAAAAACCCGCCGGCATCTGCCTTTCTCATCGGAGCCGGACAGATAGGCTACCGTATCTTTGGTCTGATCCTCTGGTGCGCGGCTATCACTTCCGTCGTTGGTGCGTCCTATACCTCAATATCATTCCTCAGGACGCTTTTTACAAAAGTAGAGCAGCATTCGCGCTACTGGATAATAGGATTCATCTGCGTTTCAACGGCTGTTTTCTCAACCATGGGAAATCCGGTAGCCCTTCTCATAGTCGCTGGCTCACTGAACGGGCTGATTCTTCCTGTATCACTTGGAGTTACACTGCTTGCAGCTTTCAACAAGAAGATCGTAGGCGTAGATTATCATCATCCGAAAGTTCTGGCAGCGCTGGGCTGGATAATGGTCGTATTCACTGCATGGATGGGCTTCAAGTCTTTGACCGGAATAGCAAAACTTTTTTCCTGAAGATGTACAATCAGATGGGAGGGGGCCCTCTCCCATCTGATTTTGAAAACAAGGGGTGGTTTAAGTGCCTGTATATATAAATGAACCTAGATACCTAACGGCTGGTGAATCCTGCGTTGTCGCGGAATTTGCCGATGAGATCGACAGGGGAGCCAATGACGCGGTTATGGATTTGAAGAGATATGTGACGGGGCAGAATGAAATTCCGATAATAGAGTGCCTTCCGACATACAGATCGCTTGCCGTCTATTTCGATCCCACTGTGGTCAGCGCGGAAGATGTTGTCAGGGTTGCCCGGAAAGCTCCAATATCAAAAAAGTCCGATGCCGGAACGGCAATGACTGAGATATCGATACCGGTCTGCTATGGCGGAGAGTATGGTCCGGATATATTAAACGTAGCGGAGCATGCGGGGATATCGGAAGAAGATGTAATAAAAAGACACAGCGCCAAGGTATGCCACTGCTACATGATAGGCTTCATGCCGGGCTTTGCCTATCTTGGCGGCATGGACGAGAGCATAGCCACGCCCAGGCTGACAAACCCGCGCACTGTTATCAAAGGAGGAAGCGTAGGGATCGCCGGAAAGCAGACCGGGATATATCCGATAGACAGCCCTGGAGGATGGCAGCTGATAGGCCGGACGCCCCTCCGTCTCTTCACTCCTGAAGCCTCGCGCGCCACTTTGATAGAGGCAGGCTATGAAGTGCGCTTTGTTCCGGTGTCGGAAGAAGAATATAAAAAAATCGAGGCCGAAGTGGCTGCAGGGACATACAAGCCCCTCATAACGGAGGCGAAATAACTATGGAACTGATCGTCAGAAAAACCGGCATGCTTACATCCGTGCAGGACCTGGGACGCTGGGGATACCAGTCGAGCGGTGTTCCTGTAGCGGGAGCGATGGACCTTCCTGCCCTCAGGCTGGGGAATACGATGCTTGGAAACCCGGAAAATGCCGCAGCTCTTGAAGTCACACTCCTGGGACCTGAGATAGAAGTCAGAGGCGATGGAGCGGCAGTCTTCGCCGGGGCGGATCTGGGATTCAGTGTGAACGGGAAGGCAGAGGGATCCTGGAACGTTGTTCTGCTGAAGGACGGAGACGTGATAACTTTTAAAGGTCTCAGGGGGAAGGGATGCCGCGGGAATCTTTGTTTTGCCGGCGGGATAGATGTGATCCCGGTGATGGGGAGCCGTTCTACGTATATGCGAGCAAAGATCGGCGGAGTAGAGGGACGGGCCCTTAAGAACGGGGATGTCATAAAAGTTGGGGAACCTTCACCTCTTTGGAAGAGGATGGGTGGTTTTCATATTCCTGAAGAACTGCATCTGACACAGGATCCGGAAGCGCCTCTTGCGTTGATCACAGGTCTCCAGGAGGACGCGTTTACTGAAGAGGGTAAAAAACTGCTGTTTGAGTCGGAATACACTATCACCGCGGAATCCGACAGGATGGGCTGCCGCCTGGAAGGTCCGAAGATCGGGCATACGGAAAAGGGTGCGGACATAGTTTCTGACGCGATACCGCTTGGAGCGGTACAGATACCCGGGCATGGGATGCCAATAATAATGCTTGCGGACCGCCAGACGACCGGGGGCTACACGAAAATAGGAGTGCTCTCACCGCTTTCTATTGAAGCCCTTGTTCAGAAGATGCCGGGAAACAGAGTCCGTTTCCGGAAGGCAGAAGTATGTGAAGGGGCCGATGAACAGAAGAGGATCAGTGATGCGGTCCGGAAGGTAAAGGAACTTCGCGCCTCACACGTTTCACGTTCTGGTACCAAGGCCGCGGTGCCTGCTTCTGCAACTCTCCCGACGCATTTTAAGCTGACGATTGACGGAAAGAGCTACGACATAACCTGTGAAGAAATATCGTGACAAGGAGTGAGCATAAATGTACAAAATAGACCTGAACAGTGACATCGGAGAGAGCTTTGGAGCATACTGCATGGGAGATGATGAGGCTGTAATGGATGCGGTAACATCCGCCAACGTTGCATGTGGTTTTCATGCCGGCGATCCTCTCGTAATGAAGAAAACGATCAAAAACTGCGCCGCAAAGGGAGTTGCAGTCGGCGCGCATCCCGGATATCCCGACCTGGTCGGTTTCGGACGCCGGAACATGAAGTGTACTCCCGAAGAGGAGTATGCGGACTGTCTCTATCAGATCGGCGCACTGAGCGCCTTCTGCCGCACTAACGGACTGGCCCTGCAGCATGTCAAACCGCACGGAGCGATGTACAACCAGGCTGCGAAGGATCCGGGACTTGCAAGGGCGATAGCCCGTGCAGTAAAGGACTCGGGTGAGAACATTATACTGATGGGACTTGCAAACTCTGAATTTGAGAACGCTGCAAAAGAGATGGGTGTGCCATTCGCCGCGGAGGCATTCGCGGACAGGGGATATATGCCTGACGGTTCTCTGGTGCCGCGTTCACAGCCGGGAGCGATCATCCACGACGTTGAAGAGGCCGCTAAACGTGTTGTGCGTATGGTCACAGAGGGAACGGTCGGGGCTGTTGACGGTACAGTCATAAACTTCCGTCCCCAGTCGATATGCATGCATGGGGATACGCCGGAGGCAGTCGATATGGCGAAGACCGTCCGCAGAGAACTTGAAGCTGCCGGCGTAAAAGTTACAAATTTGAAGGAGGTCGTTCTGGGATGACACTGCCGTTTGATATAGCACCGTACCGCCACGCATCACCGAAGGAGATGAGGGAACTCATCAGAAAAGGTGAATGGACTCACCCGACATCAGGTCTTTCGCACTGCCATGTGCAGGCCAATATGATAGTGCTGCCCAAAGACTGGGCTTACGATTTTCTGGTTTTTGCCCAAAGAAATCCCAAACCCTGTCCGATACTGGACGTAACAGAGCCCGGCGACGGCGAGGCTAAACTCATAGCTCCGGGATCAGATGTAAGGACGGATATTCCAAGATACCGTGTATGGGAAAACGGTGTACTAAAGGACGAGCCGACAGACGTCCTGAAGTACTGGAGGGATGACCTTGTCGCATTCCTGATCGGCTGTTCCTTCTCGTTCGAGGGAGCCCTTCTGGAGGCAGGTATCCCGATCAGGCACATGGAATGCGGTTGCAACGTTCCTATGTATATAACGAACATGCAGTGCCATCCGGCAGGTCGCTTAAGCGGACCAACGGTGGTAAGCATGAGGCCTGTCAAACATTCACAGGTGGTAAGGGCCGCACTTTGCACCGGACGTTTCCCGGCAGTTCATGGAGCTCCCGTGCATGTTGGAGATCCGGCAGCAATAGGAATTAAGGATATAAACAGGCCTGAGTTCGGAGACCCTGTAGAAATAAGAGAGGGTGAAGTTCCTGTATTCTGGGCTTGCGGAGTGACTCCCCAGGCCGTAGTGATGAACAGCAAACCTCCCTTTGCGATAACTCATGCTCCCGGACACATGTTCATAGCAGACCCAAAGGATTCTGACTACTCGACATTCTAGTAAGAAAAACATAGGAACTCAGACTCAGTCCACTAATATCAGACAGCATAAGATCAGACGGCCGCTAATTATCCGGCCGTCTGATCTTATGCTGAACTTATTATATGAGCAAGGTTTTTGTCCCTACATTCGTTGAATTTGTCCCGCCAGTCATAGGACCAGTGGAGGAGTCCCTGTTTTTGCCTCAGCCTTGGCTGCCACGGGTTTTTGTGTATCTGAGCGGAATGCCTGGTGCAGAACTGTCGCCAGCGCTTTATTTGGATCTCATCCTCACCGAGCCGCCTTCCCAGATAGTAATTGCAGAACCACTGAAACCAGCCAAGCTTGTCCGTCATGATCCACCCTTTTTTCTGCCACTCAGAAAGAGACATTCCCGATGATACCTTGAAAAAATTCATGGAGACATCCGGCCTGTTGCCTTTGGGCAGTACATTATCGCCTGTAAACCATTCGAAGGGCAGCTGATCCCTGACGCTGTTGAGATATGTTCCACCGAAGACCCCCATATCCAGCATCTCTTTTGGAGTATATGCGGGATAAAAGCGCGTATCCCACAGAGATCCGTTTATAAGGAGCTTTCTCGTCTCCGGAGATATTTTCCCCCCGGCTTCCTCATTCCCTTTGGTCAGGCTTGTATCCAAAATCATAAAACCTTCCTGGGTGATGACTGCTCTTCAAGGGCAGACAGGATTTTCTGAGGGTCCCTTATCTTGCTCAAAAATATCATTGAAGCGATTATGTATGGCTTGAAGCTTGCCTGTTTGAACAGAGGCACGCGGTATCTGTCAAATACAGAAGCGGCCACTTCTCCGGCCTCACAGCTGACCCCCGAGATGTCTGCAGGGAGGCAGTGCAGGTAAAGGGCTTTTCCGTCTTTAGTCATTTTCATCATATCTTCGGTGCATTCCCAGTCCTTATGGAGGGCGTTCTGTGCAAGGAGTTCCTTTTCAAGAGCCCTGATCCCGTCATGATCGCCCGCTCCGTAAAGATCTGTCCTCTTCTGCATTGCCTTGAAGGGAGCCCAGCTTTTGGGGTAGACGAAATCGGCTCCCTCAAAAGCCTCTTTCATGCTGTTTGTCTTTGTAAACCTGCCGCCTGATACCTTAGCGTTTTCATTTGCGATATCCTCAACTTCAGACATGATCTCATAGCCTTCGGGGTGGGCAAGTGCAACTTCCATGCCCATCCTTGTCATCAGACCCACCACGCCCTGGGGGACAGAGAGGGGTTTGCCGTAGGATGGGGAGTATGCCCATGTCATAGCGATCTTTTTGCCTTTAAGCTTTTCAATGCCGCCTGCCTCATGGATCATATGGAGCATGTCGGCCATTGCCTGCGTGGGATGGTCTATGTCACACTGCAGGTTGACAAGCGTCGGCCTCTGTTCGAGTATGCCGTCCCTGTGACCCTCTTTGACAGCATCGACGACCTGGTGCATGTAGGCATTGCCTTTTCCTATGTACATATCGTCCCTTATTCCTATCACATCAGCCATGAAGGAGATCATGTTGGAAGTCTCCCGTATCGTCTCGCCGTGTGCTATCTGCGACTTGCCCTCATCAAGGTCCTGGACTTCCAGCCCGAGCATGTTGCATGCAGAAGCGAAGCTGAAGCGGGTCCTCGTTGAGTTGTCGCGGAAAAGGGATATCCCGAGCCCGCTGTCAAAGACTTTCGGGGAGATGTTGTTTTCCCTGAGGCATCTGAGAGCGTCTGCCACGGTAAAGACAGCATCGAGTTCATCCCTGCTCTTTTCCCATGTAAGGAAGAAATCGTTTTCATACATATCTGAAAAATTCAGGTCGTTCAGTTTTTTAACAAAGGGATCCATTCTCATCTTGTCGATTCCTCCATTGTCGTTTCTTGATATGAGTATGTCATTTATTTATTGCTGTCGCAGTAGAGTGTCGGGAGTGCGGCATATACGGCGGCGCACTTCACCAGGTCGGCCTTCCATGTGATCTCGTTTGGTGCATGGGCCTGTGCTTCCTTGCCGGGGCCGAAGCCGATGCAGGGTATCCCGAAGCGCCCCATGACAGAGACCCCGTTTGTTGAAAAGGTCCACTTGTCGACAACAGGTACGCCGAACATTCCACTGTAAGACTGCACCATTGCCTTTGTCGCAGGGTGGTCTTCGGGGATCACCCACGTCGGGAAATAGCATTCCGTTGGATATGTAAGCTCTGTCCAGCTCGGTCTGTCGTATTTGTACATTGA
This window contains:
- the pxpB gene encoding 5-oxoprolinase subunit PxpB, whose protein sequence is MPVYINEPRYLTAGESCVVAEFADEIDRGANDAVMDLKRYVTGQNEIPIIECLPTYRSLAVYFDPTVVSAEDVVRVARKAPISKKSDAGTAMTEISIPVCYGGEYGPDILNVAEHAGISEEDVIKRHSAKVCHCYMIGFMPGFAYLGGMDESIATPRLTNPRTVIKGGSVGIAGKQTGIYPIDSPGGWQLIGRTPLRLFTPEASRATLIEAGYEVRFVPVSEEEYKKIEAEVAAGTYKPLITEAK
- a CDS encoding biotin-dependent carboxyltransferase family protein, giving the protein MELIVRKTGMLTSVQDLGRWGYQSSGVPVAGAMDLPALRLGNTMLGNPENAAALEVTLLGPEIEVRGDGAAVFAGADLGFSVNGKAEGSWNVVLLKDGDVITFKGLRGKGCRGNLCFAGGIDVIPVMGSRSTYMRAKIGGVEGRALKNGDVIKVGEPSPLWKRMGGFHIPEELHLTQDPEAPLALITGLQEDAFTEEGKKLLFESEYTITAESDRMGCRLEGPKIGHTEKGADIVSDAIPLGAVQIPGHGMPIIMLADRQTTGGYTKIGVLSPLSIEALVQKMPGNRVRFRKAEVCEGADEQKRISDAVRKVKELRASHVSRSGTKAAVPASATLPTHFKLTIDGKSYDITCEEIS
- a CDS encoding LamB/YcsF family protein, which produces MYKIDLNSDIGESFGAYCMGDDEAVMDAVTSANVACGFHAGDPLVMKKTIKNCAAKGVAVGAHPGYPDLVGFGRRNMKCTPEEEYADCLYQIGALSAFCRTNGLALQHVKPHGAMYNQAAKDPGLARAIARAVKDSGENIILMGLANSEFENAAKEMGVPFAAEAFADRGYMPDGSLVPRSQPGAIIHDVEEAAKRVVRMVTEGTVGAVDGTVINFRPQSICMHGDTPEAVDMAKTVRRELEAAGVKVTNLKEVVLG
- a CDS encoding putative hydro-lyase gives rise to the protein MTLPFDIAPYRHASPKEMRELIRKGEWTHPTSGLSHCHVQANMIVLPKDWAYDFLVFAQRNPKPCPILDVTEPGDGEAKLIAPGSDVRTDIPRYRVWENGVLKDEPTDVLKYWRDDLVAFLIGCSFSFEGALLEAGIPIRHMECGCNVPMYITNMQCHPAGRLSGPTVVSMRPVKHSQVVRAALCTGRFPAVHGAPVHVGDPAAIGIKDINRPEFGDPVEIREGEVPVFWACGVTPQAVVMNSKPPFAITHAPGHMFIADPKDSDYSTF
- the ygeW gene encoding knotted carbamoyltransferase YgeW → MRMDPFVKKLNDLNFSDMYENDFFLTWEKSRDELDAVFTVADALRCLRENNISPKVFDSGLGISLFRDNSTRTRFSFASACNMLGLEVQDLDEGKSQIAHGETIRETSNMISFMADVIGIRDDMYIGKGNAYMHQVVDAVKEGHRDGILEQRPTLVNLQCDIDHPTQAMADMLHMIHEAGGIEKLKGKKIAMTWAYSPSYGKPLSVPQGVVGLMTRMGMEVALAHPEGYEIMSEVEDIANENAKVSGGRFTKTNSMKEAFEGADFVYPKSWAPFKAMQKRTDLYGAGDHDGIRALEKELLAQNALHKDWECTEDMMKMTKDGKALYLHCLPADISGVSCEAGEVAASVFDRYRVPLFKQASFKPYIIASMIFLSKIRDPQKILSALEEQSSPRKVL